The Setaria viridis chromosome 6, Setaria_viridis_v4.0, whole genome shotgun sequence genome contains a region encoding:
- the LOC117860807 gene encoding uncharacterized protein has product MATLLRRSATPARQLLLLPCHLAATGAAPASSRSLSQYHPRDGSPRCDPLGTPVNWGVTIVPERKAFVVERLGKYHRILTPRIHLLVPRVDRIVFVHSLKEQVIPISDQSILTRNGVCLQIDGGLFVKIVDPYLASYGVENPISAVIQLAQTTMSELGKMTLDKAFKERDAFNENIVVKPFGAEGLKH; this is encoded by the exons aTGGCAACCCTCCTCCGGCGCTCCGCCACCCCGGcgcgccagctcctcctcctcccgtgccACCTCGCCGCTACCGGCGCTGCCCCCGCCTCGTCCCGCTCCCTCTCCCAGTACCACCCCCGCGACGGCAGCCCTCG GTGCGACCCGCTGGGCACGCCGGTGAACTGGGGAGTGACCATTGTCCCGGAAAGGAAGGCCTTCGTGGTGGAGAGGCTGGGCAAGTACCACAGGATCCTCACCCCCAGAATCCACCTGCTGGTGCCCAGAGTCGACAGAATCGTCTTCGTCCACTCGCTCAAGGAGCAGGTGATTCCCATTTCTGACCAATCCATCCTCACCAGAAACGGCGTCTGCCTGCAGATCGATGGCGGACTCTTCGTGAAG ATTGTCGATCCATACCTCGCTTCCTATGGTGTGGAGAATCCGATTTCTGCTGTCATACAACTTGCACAAACAACAATGAGTGAGCTTGGGAAAATGACATTGGACAAGGCTTTTAAGGAGAGAGATGCATTTAATGAGAACATTGTG GTGAAGCCTTTTggggcggaaggtcttaagcactaa
- the LOC117860805 gene encoding uncharacterized protein: MASLLWRSATPTHQLLLFPRHLAAAGAAPASSRSLSQYHPRDGSPRCDPLGTPVNWGVTIVPERKAFVVERLGKYHRMLTPKIHLLVPGVDRIVFVHSLKEQVIPISDQSVLTRNGVYLQIDGGLFVKIFDPYLASYGVENPISAVIQLAQTTMSELGKMTLDKAFKERDALNENIVRLINEAAMDWGLECICFEIRDISPPHVIKVAMEMEVEAELEKRVQIHESEAAVTSQANLAKGEAQAILARSKAKAHGIELISEALAANGGTQAANLLVAKVKCFSEFRI, translated from the exons atggCAAGCCTCCTCTGGCGCTCCGCCACCCCGACGCaccagctcctcctcttcccgcgccacctcgccgctgccggcgccgcccccgcctcgtCCCGCTCCCTCTCCCAGTACCACCCCCGTGACGGCAGCCCTCG GTGCGACCCGCTGGGCACGCCGGTGAACTGGGGAGTGACCATTGTCCCGGAAAGGAAGGCCTTCGTGGTGGAGAGGCTGGGCAAGTACCACAGGATGCTCACCCCCAAAATCCACCTGCTGGTGCCCGGAGTCGACAGAATCGTCTTCGTCCACTCGCTCAAGGAGCAGGTGATTCCCATTTCCGACCAGTCCGTCCTCACTAGAAACGGCGTCTACCTGCAGATCGACGGCGGACTCTTCGTGAAG ATTTTTGATCCATACCTCGCTTCCTATGGTGTGGAGAATCCAATTTCTGCTGTCATACAACTTGCACAAACAACAATGAGTGAGCTTGGGAAAATGACATTGGACAAGGCTTTTAAGGAGAGAGATGCATTGAATGAGAACATTGTG AGATTGATCAATGAGGCAGCAATGGATTGGGGCCTGGAGTGTATCTGTTTTGAGATCA GGGACATATCTCCTCCACATGTGATTAAAGTAGCAATGGAGATGGAAGTAGAGGCAGAATTGGAAAAGCGTGTCCAAATCCATGAATCAGAAG CTGCTGTGACAAGCCAGGCTAATCTTGCAAAGG GTGAAGCACAAGCGATTCTTGCCAGATCTAAAGCTAAGGCTCATGGGATTGAACTGATTTCAGAGGCTTTGGCAGCTAATGGCGGTACTCAG GCTGCAAACTTGTTAGTTGCAAAGGTAAAGTGTTTCTCCGAATTCAGAATCTGA